CAGCCGGCGATGTATGAAATAGGTTACCTGTGGCAGACCGGTGAGATATCAGTCGCCGAGGAACATCTCGCCACCTCGCTAATGAACAGGCTTATGGCAAGCACTTACAGCATGATCGAGACCGTGCCTTCGCACCCCAGAAGAAAGGCCGTCGTGCTCAGTTCGCAAAACGAATACCACGAGCTTGGAGCAAGGATACTTGCCGATCTTCTTGAGTTGAGCGGCTGGAATGTCAGCTATCTCGGAGTAAACACACCGGTGTCTGAAGTGCTTAAGCATCTGAAGAAGAATCTACCTTTTCTACTGGCGATCTCCGTTACGATGTCCTTCAATCTCGATCTCACGAAAAAGCTGATTCAGTCCGTTCGCTATGACAGTGACTTCGAAACAATGAAGATCATGGTCGGAGGTCTTGTAATCAACGAATCAGAGGACCTCTGGAAGAGACTGGGCGCCGATGGAACTGCAGAATCGGCCGTTGAGGCTATCGAGCTTGCCAAGCAATGGTGGGAAGAGCGTGAATGAGCTAAGAGAGGCTATCCTTTCGAATAGAGATGATTTCTTTTCCGTTCTCGAGAATCTATCTGGAGCAATCCTTATTCTCTTTGACAACGAAGGCAACATCGTCGATCACAGCCCCTCTCTGATTTCTCTAGTCGAGAAAAGCGATGCTCTCAAAGGTGAGAATATATGCGATCTTGTTGTGGACAATTCCCAAGCTCTATTGAAGAGACACGGAGCGAAGCCTGTAAGAATCGGTCTTAACGATTCAAGATCGAACATTCATCTAGTGAGCGGATTTGTCATGCTAGTCGACGAGTCAAGGAGGCTGTTTCTGGGCGTGAAGATCGGCCTCTCTGCCGGAGACATTATGGAGAGCATGTCGAAAGTTACGGATGAGCTTGCATCACTTACGAGGGAGCTAGCGCGGAAGAACAAAGAGCTTCAGGCTGCAAATAAAGAGATAGA
This is a stretch of genomic DNA from Mesotoga infera. It encodes these proteins:
- a CDS encoding GGDEF domain-containing protein, whose protein sequence is MNELREAILSNRDDFFSVLENLSGAILILFDNEGNIVDHSPSLISLVEKSDALKGENICDLVVDNSQALLKRHGAKPVRIGLNDSRSNIHLVSGFVMLVDESRRLFLGVKIGLSAGDIMESMSKVTDELASLTRELARKNKELQAANKEI